ACCTTACTTTATGGGCTTTGTCTAGTTTTTTTGCCTAGTAACTCTTGCCAAAGCAATTAACTAGTGGTAAACTAAGTTATGAAAACCTTAGATGTACGTGGTATGCAGTGCCCTAAACCGATTATCTTAACCAAACAAGCTTTACAAGATAGCCATCAGTTACATATTTTAATTGATGATGTTATTGTTCGCCGTAACGTAAGCAGCTTTTTAACCGAAAATAACTATACCTTTACTAATGATAATGGCAATATTATGGTAAGTGATAAAACTTTAAGCAGTGATGGCGCCAAAGAACAAGCAGGACTTAGCCCCATTGTTGTTATTGGCAGCGAAGAACTGGGGTTGGGCGATAGTGAGCTGGGTAAAACCCTGATGAGCGCCTTTTTAACCAGCTTAAAAGAGTTAGTGCCTTTACCAACCAGTTTATATCTTTATAATGGCGGGGCTTTATTAGTAAAAAATGCAGCAACTAAAAATCAGTTAAGTGAGCTGCAAGAACTTGGTGTAAATATCCAAATTTGTGGGGCTTGCGTTAATTTTTACAATCTTACTAACGCGGTAGAGCCCTTTGGCACTACCAATATGCTGACTATTGTGCAAGCTATGGCTAGCCGTAAAGTATTAAAACCTTAATAATTATGCCTTATTTTGATAATGCCACCACTTCTTTTCCTAAAGCGCCTTTGCTCGGGCCGGCTATGGCCAATTACCTTACAGAAAGTGGCGGCAGTTATGGGCGCGGCTTAGGCAGGCGGATGCTTCAGGCTAACTTAATGGTAGAACAATGCCGCAATTTATTAGCCGCTAAGTTTTTAACTAATAAGCCCCAAAATATTATTTTTACCGGCGGGGCAACAGAGGCTATTAACCTTATTTTAAATGGTTTAAGCTTTAATAAAGATGACCTTATTTTGCTAAGCCCGCTGGAGCATAATGCGGTGCTGCGGCCTGTGCAGCGGTTAAAAGAGCTTTATGGTATTAACTACGAGGTTATGCCGCACTTTAGCGATGGCTTAATAGATGCAGAGGCTTTAAGTAACTTAGTTAAAGTTAAAAAAATTCGTTTAGCCATTATTAATATGGTAAGTAATGTTAATGGCCTTATGCAGCCCATAAAGCAACTTAAAGAGGTTTTAGCTAATATCCCTTTAATGTTGGATAGTGCCCAATATTTAACTAATTATAACAATTTGCCAATCGAGGCCGATTACGTTGTTTTTGCCGGCCATAAAGGATTACTGGGGCCGCAGGGTATCGGCGGTTTTTATCTAAAAGATGAAACCACCGTCAATCCAACTAAGCTGGGAGGTTATGCCAGCGGCTGGAACGAGTTAGCGGTCAGCCCTATTATGCCCGACCGCTTTGAGGCCGGCACCTTAAATATGCCGGCCATTGCCGGGTTATTAATGGCTTTACGCTTTAACGAGCCGCCGTTTATAAGCTTAACTACGTGGCGAGACTTTATTAAAGAGG
The sequence above is drawn from the Spirochaetaceae bacterium genome and encodes:
- the yedF gene encoding sulfurtransferase-like selenium metabolism protein YedF, encoding MKTLDVRGMQCPKPIILTKQALQDSHQLHILIDDVIVRRNVSSFLTENNYTFTNDNGNIMVSDKTLSSDGAKEQAGLSPIVVIGSEELGLGDSELGKTLMSAFLTSLKELVPLPTSLYLYNGGALLVKNAATKNQLSELQELGVNIQICGACVNFYNLTNAVEPFGTTNMLTIVQAMASRKVLKP
- a CDS encoding aminotransferase class V-fold PLP-dependent enzyme, whose translation is MPYFDNATTSFPKAPLLGPAMANYLTESGGSYGRGLGRRMLQANLMVEQCRNLLAAKFLTNKPQNIIFTGGATEAINLILNGLSFNKDDLILLSPLEHNAVLRPVQRLKELYGINYEVMPHFSDGLIDAEALSNLVKVKKIRLAIINMVSNVNGLMQPIKQLKEVLANIPLMLDSAQYLTNYNNLPIEADYVVFAGHKGLLGPQGIGGFYLKDETTVNPTKLGGYASGWNELAVSPIMPDRFEAGTLNMPAIAGLLMALRFNEPPFISLTTWRDFIKEVGKLGYHTYKANDDGGQGAVVSLSHQNFKTARLAQLLYDDYAIESRAGYHCALLAHQTLQTLGAVRFSYGPFTTNNDLEQLLKALTGVVTKL